Below is a window of Pseudarthrobacter equi DNA.
AAGCACGATATCGGCGTGGCCAAGGAAGGTTCGGCCTTCAACCCTGCCGTGCTGGACCCGGCAAGCCCTGAGGCCAAGGCCGCGAAGGCAGCCAAGGAAGAGGCCGCTGCCAAGGCGAAGGCCGAGAAGGCTGCCAAGGCCGCCGAGCACGACAAGGAATTCCCGCACGCGTCGGAGCCGGAACTGTCCCGGCGCCTGAGCCAGCGCCGCCAGCACCTCACCGAAGTCCGCGACAACCTGGGAACGGAACTGGACGTCAAGACCCAGGGCAGGTACCTGCTCGCGGTTGCCCAGGACAAGGCCCGGCAGGGCCAGGCATTGGCCGGGCGCGGGAAGGACGCAGCAGCATACAAGCTCGCTGGCCTGTCCGAATCCTCCGGCGGGCTGCAGGACCGGTGGAAGCCGCTGGCCGCACTGGCTGCCGCGGGTACTGTCCTGGTGGTCCTGCTGCGGAAGCTGATCCGCACCTACTAGGACCAAACCCGCCGGGCAGGCGCCCGGCAAGCAGCTCCATGAACATTTCGGGCCACGAGGTGGCGGGCGGCTCAGCAACCGCCGGCAGGCCACTGCCCGGCAGGGACCACGCCGCAGGGCGGCAACAGGAAGGGGGACAGGTGAAGTTCATTGGTGCCGGTTCCCGTCCGGACCGCCCCCAGGTTGACCATGACATCGTGTTCACCATCCCCAACCTCCTCACCGTGGTGCGGTTCATGGGGGTTCCGCTCTTCATCTGGCTTGTGCTGGCGCAAAAGGAATACGGCGCCGGTGTGGTGGTCCTGGCGGTCATGGCATGCACCGACTGGGTGGACGGCTACGTTGCCCGCCGGTTCGACCAGGCTTCCCGGCTGGGCCGGGTCCTGGACCCCATCGCGGACCGGCTGGCGCTCCTGGCCGTAGCCGTCACCCTGGTGATTGCCGGCGTCGTGCATTGGCTCTACCTGGCGGCGCTGGTCATTCCGGACGCCGTGCTGCTGGCGCTGACGCTCTCACTCTTCCGCGGCCACCCTGACCTCCCCGTCAGCGCGGTGGGCAAGGTGCGCACCGGGCTGCTGCTCCTCGGCACCCCCATGCTGGTGCTTTCCAGGCTGGACACCGGCTTCTCCCACGCCCTCTTCATCGCGGCCTGGATCGTGCTGGGCCTGGGTCTGGTGGGCCACTGGATTGCCGCCTACAACTATGTCTGGGCCATGCTGCGCAAGGGCAGGGCCCAGACAACGCCCGACGGCGGGATCTCCTGATGATATGGATGGCCGTCCTCCTCGCCGTGCTGGGAGCGTTCTGCCTCGCCCTGGGAGCCCAGCGCCAGGGCAGTGCCGTGAAGGCCGATACCGGGGGACTAGCCCTGAGTTCGAACGGATTCCTGCGCCTGCTGCGGAATCCCCGCTGGGTGTTCGGCCTGCTGCTCCTGTGCGCCGGGATGGCCATGAATGCGGTGGCGCTCGTGTCGGCGCCGCTGACCGTGATCCAGCCGATCGGCGCCATCGCCCTGGTGATCACCACCATCGTGAATGCGCGGGACCAGGACCTCACCATCAACCGCGCCACGGTGGTGGCCATTACTGCCTGCGTAACGGGGTCCGCACTTTTCGTCCTCCTTGCGGTCAACGTCACCCAGGAGAACCACCACGTCAGCCCCGAGGACGAGCTGACCATCGTGCTGCTTCTCGCCCTTGCGGTGGGCCTCTTCGGGACCCTGGCGGTGATGTTCCGGCACCGGATGAACGCCTTCATCTACATCCTTGGCGCCGGTGTCCTGTTCGGCTTCGTCGCGGTCCTGACCCGGATCATCGGCAAGCACCTGCTGGACCCCAACGGACTGTTCCTGCTGAACGTGCAGTGGTACTCCGTGGTGGCGATCATCGCCGCCGGTGGCCTGGGGTCCTGGTTCGTGCAGAGCGCGTACTCGTCGGGTCCGCCGGACCTGGTGATCGCCGGCCTGACAGTCATTGATCCCATGGTGGGAATCGCCATCGGCATCATCATCCTGGGTGAACTGCGCCCCGACGTCCACGCCGTCATGGCCATTGCCATGGGAACCGCCGCGCTCCTTGCTATCGTTGGGGTTATCGCCCTTTCGCGGCACCACCCCGAGGTCACCAAGCGCAAGAAGGACGCACGGAAGTCCCCGGGCCGGCCGTCCCACTAGCCCCATCCGCCCACCAGCCATCCAGCCCACGAGGCCCAGCCGCGCCGACGCCGGCGGCCAACCGTGCAGCCAGTCAACACTGTCCGCACCGTGACCATCAGGAGCCCTCCACGTGACCACGCCAGCCGACCAGCCACTGACCATCCTGATCGCCGCGGACACCTACCCGCCCCACGTGAATGGCGCCGCCCAGTTCGGCTACCGCCTCGCCAAGGGCATGACCGGCAGGGGCCACAACGTCCATGTCCTGGCCTGCCGCGACGGCAAGGGCAAAAGCTACTCCGAGTTCCGCGATGAAGCGACCGTTCACCGGCTCCGCTCGCACAGCGTGCCCACGCACGAGACGTTCCGCATCTGCCTCCCCTGGGAGATCAAGAAGGAAATCAGCCTGCTGTTCGACCAGGTCAAGCCTGATGTGGTGCACATCCAGAGCCACTACATGATTGGCGAGCACGTCCTCTACGAGGCTGTGAAGCGCGGCATCCGGATCGTCGCCACCAACCATTTCATGCCGGAAAACCTCAATCCCTTCCTGCCGTTCCCGCAGTGGTTCAAGGACATCGTGGGACGGATCTCCTGGAAGGACATGGGCAAGGTCATGGGCCAGGCGGACGTGGTCACCACGCCTACTCCGTTGGCAGCCAAGGCAATGCATGAGCACGCGTTCCTTCGCAAGGTGCTCCCGCTCTCCAACGGCATTGACTCCGCCGCCTACGAGCTGCAGCCCGGGGAAACCATTGAACCGCACGCCCACCCCACGGTGCTGTTCGCGGGCCGCCTGGCCGAGGAGAAGCACGTGGACGTGCTGATCAAGGCCATCGGCAAGACCCCGCCGGAACTGAACGTGCACCTGGAAATTGTCGGCGGTGGCGAGGTGCGGCCGGCGCTCGAAGAGCTGGTGCAGCGCCTCGGCCTGGGGGACCGTGTGAAGTTCCTGGGCCTGGCCAGCGACGCGGACCTGCGGAAGGCCTACATCCAGGCCAACCTCTTCTGCATGCCGGGAACGGCCGAGCTGCAGTCGCTGGTGACGCTCGAGGCCATGTCCGCATCCACCCCGGTGGTCCTGGCAGACGCCATGGCATTGCCGCACCTTGTCCGGGACGGGCAGAACGGCTACCTGTTCACCCCCAACGACAGCGACGACCTCGCTAAGAAGATCACCCAGATCCTGGAGCTTCCCAGTGACCAGCAGGCCGCGATGGGCCAGGCCAGCCGCCAGATGGTGGAACCGCACAGCATCCAGGGCACCCTGCAGACCTTTGAGGACCTGTACCGCGGCGCGCGGTACGAGGACATGGTGGTCTGACAGCACTCCGGCATTTGCTAGAGTGTTCCTGCCCTGCCGCCGCGCCCCGCGCGGAAGGCTTGGGGCATTTCGGGGCTATAGCTCAGCTGGTTAGAGCGCGGGACTCATAATCCTAAGGTCCTCGGTTCAAGTCCGAGTAGCCCTACTGCGCCGCGTGCAGCGGCGGCCAGAAATGCGCAACCGCGGCCGACGATCAACGTCCGGCCGCGGTTTTTGCGTTAACCCGGATTCGTGCGCCGGCCGGCACGTGGGTGCCCGCACTGCCGGGCGTCCCCATGGACCCTGTTCCCTTTCCTAACCGCAGGATCTGCGGTATGTTACTGACCAGTAACATACTGAGCCCGTCATTGGGCTAAGCACGCTGATCCCCGGAAGGCAACCATGTCCACTCCTGCTGCAGACCTCCATGACCTTCCCTACGCGGACGGCGACTTCTACGCTTTCGAACAGCTCCTCTCCGCCAAGGAGCGGGACCGCCTCGCCGAGGTCCGCGACTTCCTGGCCCGCGAGGTCCGCCCCATCGCCACGGACTGCTGGAACAGGGGGGAGTTCCCCATGGACCTCATCCCCAAGCTCGCCGAAGTGGACCTCGTCAGCCCTGTCCGGCGCCAGGGCCACTCCAACCTTTTCGCCGGGCTGGTCCATGCCGAACTGACCCGCGCCGACGCCTCCATCGCCACCTTCCTGGGGGTCCACGACGGTCTCTTCACGGGGTCCATCGAAGCGCTGGCATCCCGGGAACAGCAGGAGGAGTGGCTGCCGGACATCTACGCGCTGAAGAAGATCGGCGCGTTCGGCCTCACCGAACCGCTGGGGGGCAGCGATGTGGCAGGCGGGACCCGCACCACCGCCCGCCGGGACGGCGACACCTGGATCCTGAACGGCGCCAAGCGCTGGATCGGCAACGCCACCTTCTCCGACTGGGTGGTCATCTACGCCCGCGACGTCGCTGACAACCAGGTCAAGGGCTTCCTCGTGGACACCACCCTGCCCGGTTTCAGTGCCACCAGGATCGAAAACAAGATCTCCCTCCGGACTGTGCAGAACGCCGACATTGTCCTCGAGGACGTCGTGGTGCCGGACTTCTTCAAGCTCGCCAACGCGAACAGCTTCCGGGATGTCAACAAGGTCCTGAAGGTAACGCGGCTGGCTGTCGCGTGGCAGGCTGTGGGCCAGCAGCTGGCGGCCTTCGACGTTGCCAGAAGCTACGCCGTGGAGCGCAAGCAGTTCGGCCGTCCGCTCGCATCCTTCCAGCTCATCCAGAACCAGCTGGTGCAGATCCTGGGCAACGCCGTCAGCTCGATGGGGATGATGGTGCGGCTCGCCCAGCTCGAAGATGACGGCCTGGCCAAGGATGAGCAGTCTGCCCTGGCCAAGGCCTTCACCACCGAACGGATGCGCGAGAGCGTGGCCCTGGGGCGGAGCATCCTTGGGGGCAACGGCATCGTCACTGACTATGGCATGGCGAAGATCTTCGCCGACGCGGAGGCGATCTACTCCTACGAAGGCACAGCCGAGATCAACACCCTGGTCACCGGGCGCGCCATCACCGGTATCTCGGCCATCGTCTAGGGCGTTCCGTGCAGCGGCAGCAGGACTGAAGGCCTCAGGTCCAGGACAAACTGCAGGGGATTGACGTACTCCTCGCCTTGCCGGACGCCCCAGTGGATACAGCCGGCGGCGGGGCAGTGGCCGGGGAGGGCGGTGCCGATGACCTGCCCCTGCGTCACCGCGGCGCCGACCGCCAGGGGGCTGTCCACGGGCTCGAAGCTGCTCCGCAGGCCGGCACCGTGATCTATGGTGATCACCGGCCGGTCCACCACCACGCCCACGAAGCTGACAGTTCCGGCCGCCGGCGACACCACTTCCGCCGCCGGACCTGCCGTCTCCAGGTCCACTCCCCGGTGGCCGCTGAGCCACGGTTTGGGCGGCGGATCAAAGCTGCGCAGTACCCGCGGGCGGGGTGACAGCGGCCAGTCCCACGACGGGCGGGCAACGGAGGCGCCCACGTCTTCCGCCGCCGTCGGAAGCGCCTGGAGCGTTGCCGCCGCGGGGACCGGCCCCCGCGGACTGAGGGACAGCGGCTCGGGAATGTATGAGACCGACGCAGGAAGCAGCAGCAGTGCGGCAAGCAGGACCGGTGGTTTCATGTGCCCAGCATGCGCCCGTCAAAACCGCGCGGTCACGGGCCTCCCGCGCCTATGTGGAAAAGCCCCGAAGGCACCCGCCGCGCGTCCCGTGGGCGGTGGTCCCTGTAGTACTATTGACGGAGCAGTTTGCTGCGCCCTCAACGCGTCCGCCCCGGCAGTCCACCTTTTCGGTGATGCTGCCTGTCCAGGTTGCGTCGGCACAACTCATTCAGGAGTGTGGGGGAGCGGCCGGCTGACTACGCGCATCCAGCCCTCCAACGGCATGGCCCCGGCCACACCAATGGAGGATCGCGCCTCCTGCGGTCCGTCCAACAGTACGGATGGGAAGCGCGATGGATGCCAGGAGCACGGCCCAATCCGGGCCACGCTAATCAACCGTCAACTATTGGCAGGGTAAGAAGCCTCGCGGCTATCTCATGAATGACCTGCCGGAAGGAGCGTCGGCATGCCCGTCGTAACTATGCGCCAGCTGCTTGACAGCGGCGTCCACTTTGGACACCAGACCCGCCGTTGGAACCCGAAGATGAAGCGCTTCATCTTCACCGAGCGCAACGGCATCTACATCATTGACCTTCAGCAGTCGCTGTCCTACATCGACCGCGCCTACGAGTTCGTGAAGGCCACCGTTGCCCACGGCGGCACCGTACTCTTCGTCGGCACCAAGAAGCAGGCCCAGGAAGCAATCGCTGAGCAGGCCACCCGCGTGGGCCAGCCCTACGTGAACCAGCGCTGGCTCGGCGGCATGCTGACCAACTTCCAGACGGTCGCCAAGCGTATCCAGCGTATGAAGGAACTCGAAGAGATCGACTTCGACGACGTTGCTGGTTCCGCTTACACCAAGAAGGAATTGCTGCTCCTCAAGCGCGAGCTCACCAAGCTCGAGTCCAACCTGGGCGGTATCCGCAACCTGACCAAGGCACCTTCCGTGCTCTGGATCGTGGACACCAAGAAGGAACACCTCGCCGTTGACGAGGCCAAGAAGCTGAACATCCCGGTTGTGGCCATCCTGGACACCAACTGCGATCCCGACGAAGTCGATTTCCCGATCCCGGGCAACGACGACGCCATCCGCTCCGTGAACCTCCTGACCCGCGTTGTTGCCGACGCCGTCGCCGAGGGCCTGATCGCCCGCAACAACCGCGGCTCGGGCACCACCGAAGCTCCCGAAGAGCCTCTGGCTGAGTGGGAGCGCGAGCTCCTCGAAGGCAGCAAGGCCGAGGAAGCTGCTGCGGCTGCTCCGGCAGAAAACGCTGAAGCCCCGGCTGCTGCTGACGCTTCCGCCGAGGAAGCCCCGGCTGCTGCCGAGGCTCCCGCCGAAGACGCCAAGTAACACAGCTAAATCCGGATTCTCCGTGCTGTCCGCAGCCGGAGCTGCTGACAGGATGGCCGCCCGCACCGCGGGCAGCCATCCTGTCAGTCCGTACACCACAACAAATTTCTAGACAGAGGGGTTCACATGGCGAACTACACTGCCGCTGACATCAAGGCCCTGCGCGAGCGCACCGGCGCCGGCATGATGGACGTCAAGAAGGCTCTTGACGAAGCCAACGGTGATGCCGAAAAGGCCATCGAAATCATCCGCATCAAGGGCCTCAAGGGCGCCACCAAGCGCGAAGGCCGCTCCACCGCTGAGGGCCTCGTTGCCGCCAAGGTCAGCAACGGCGTCGGCGTCATGATCGAGGTCAACTGCGAGACCGACTTCGTTGCCAAGGCTGACAAGTTCATCCAGCTGGCCGACAAGGTCCTGGCCGTCGCCGTCGAGTCCGGCGCTGCCGACCTCGAAACCCTCCTCGCCACCGATGTCGACGGCAAGCCGCTGTCCGAGGTCGTCATCGAAGAAGGCGCTGTCCTGGGCGAAAAGGTCGTCGTCCGCCGCATTTCCCGCATCGAGGGTGCAACGGTTGATGCCTACCTGCACAAGACCTCGAAGGACCTCCCGGCCCAGGTCGGCGTCCTGTTCGCTGTCGACGGTGAAAGCGAAGCCGCTGCCACCGCCGCGCACGACGTCGCCGTCCACATCGCCGCCATGGCCCCGAACTACCTGACCCGCGAGGACGTTCCGTCCGACCTGGTCGAGTCCGAGCGCCGCATCGCCGAAGAGACCGCAAAGGCCGAGGGCAAGCCCGAAGCCGCCCTCACCAAGATTGTGGAAGGCCGCGTTACGGGCTTCTACAAGGGTGAGGTGCTGGTTGACCAGGCCTTCGCCAAGGACGCCAAGAAGTCCGTGGCCCAGATCCTCGAAGAGGCCGGTGTCAAGGGAACCGCGTTCGCGCGTTTCCGCGTCGGCGCCTAGTCGAACATGTAAGGGGGTGGCCACTTCGGTGGCCGCCCCTTTTGCATGCGCAGGGTTTGTGCCTGCGCTGCGCACCGGCACCGCCGGTTCCGGCCACTGGTTCCGGCAGGATAACCTTTTTTCGAACGTCACCAACCGGAAGGCACCATGGAAGCCGTCAAAACATCAATGCAGCAAGAGAAGAGCCGACGGCGGGTCCTCCTGAAGCTCTCCGGCGAGGTCTTCGGTGGCGGGAAGCTCGGTGTCGATCCCGAGACCGTCCGTAACGTCGCCAAGCAGATTGCCGCGGCCGTCCCGGACGTTGAGGTGGCCATCGTGGTGGGAGGCGGCAATTTCTTCCGCGGCGCCGAGCTGTCCCAGAGCGGCATGGACCGCTCGCGGGCGGACTACATGGGAATGCTCGGCACCGTCATGAACTGCCTCGCCCTGCAGGACTTCCTGGAGCAGGCCGGCGTGGAGACGCGCGTGCAGAGCGCCATCACCATGGGACAGGTGGCTGAGGCCTACATCCCGCGCCGCGCCATCCGCCACATGGAAAAGGGCCGCGTCGTCATCTTCGGTGCCGGTGCCGGCCTGCCGTACTTCTCCACGGACACCGTGGCTGCACAGCGCGCCCTGGAAGTCCACGCGGACGTTGTCCTCATGGCCAAGAGCGGCGTGGACGCCGTCTACACCGCGGACCCCAAGAAGGATCCCACCGCCGAACGGCTGGAGACCCTGAGCTACGACGACGCCCTGCGCCGCGACATCCGCGTAATGGACCAGACCGCCATGACCATGTGCAAGGACAATGACCTGTCCATGGTGGTGTTCGGCATGGAAGGCGAAGGCAACGTCACCCGCGCCATCCGTGGAGAGAAGCTGGGCACCCTGGTCTCCGCCTAGCTCCGGCTAGGATGTTTTCAGGACAGTTCCGCTGCCGCCCCCGGGCGGTGGCGGAAGCAGCGACAGAGAACCACGCGTGCATGGAGCCGGCGTCCCGGACCGCACCAGAACCCCAGGAGAGACCGTGATCGAAGAAACCTTGCTCGAAGCCGAAGAGAAGATGGACAAGGCCGTAGAGGTTGCCAAGGAAGACTTCGCTTCCATCCGCACCGGCCGCGCCAACCCCGGCCTGTACAACAGGGTCCTGGTGGACTACTACGGCTCGCCCACACCCCTGCAGCAGCTCGCCTCGTTCGCCATCCCTGACGCCCGCACCATCCTGGTCACCCCGTTCGACAAGACCGCACTGCGGGACATCGAACGCGCTCTGAGCGATTCCGAGGTAGGAGCCAACCCGTCCAACGACGGCAACGTCATCCGGATCACCATCCCGGAGCTGACCAAGGAACGCCGCAAGGAATACGTCAAGATCGTCAAGACCAAGGGCGAGGACGCCAAGGTGTCCATCCGCAATATCCGCCGCAAGGCCAAGGAAGCCCTGGACCGCCTGGTCAAGGACGGCGAAGCCGGCGAAGACGAGGGCACCCGGGCCGAAAAGGAGCTGGACGGCCTGACCAAGGCCCACGTGGATGGCATCGATGAGCTGCTCAAGCGCAAGGAAGCAGAGCTGCTCGAAGTCTGATGGGCCAGGCAGATCAGGCCCCCGCACCACGGGCGCGCATAAGGGGGAAGCAGCCCAGGAGCAACCCAACGCCCAAGGCCGGCCGGAACCTTCCGGCGGCCGTGGGGGTGGGCCTGGCCATGCTGCTCGCCGTGCTGGGCGGGCTGCTGTTCCTTCCGCTGGGTTTCGTGGCGGTCACCACTACGTTCGCCATCTTCGGTGTCTGGGAAATCTACCGTGCCCTGGAGGCCAACGGCACCAGGATGCCTATCGTTCCGGTAATGACCGGCACGGTGGCCATGCCGTTCGTGGCGTACTTTGGGGGCGTCGAAAGCCTGCTCTTCGCCATGCTCCTGAGCTCGGTGGCGGTGCTGCTCTGGAGATCCATCGACACCGCCGCAGGCTCGGCCAACAGTATTTTTGCCGGGGTCTTCACCCTCGGCTGGGTGCCGTTCTTCATCAGCTTCGCCGCGCTTCCGCTGCACGCCTCCGGGGGTGCGACCCCGCTGGGCCTCTGGCCGGGAGGTGCCGTTCCGGAAGGCGCCTGGCAGATCGCCGTCATGCTGCTGCTGGTGGTCTCCAATGACACGTTCGGCTACCTGGTGGGAGCATCGCTGGGCAAGCACCCCATGGCGCCCAAGATCAGCCCCAAGAAGTCCTGGGAAGGCTTTGCCGGATCAGTGGCCGGCGCCGTCCTGATCGGCGTCCTCGCCTGCCTCTTCATTCTGGACAAGCCCTGGTGGGTGGGCGTGGTCCTGGCCGTCGGCACCGTGGCCGCGTCCACAGCCGGCGACCTTGCCGAGTCCATGGTGAAACGCGAACTTGGCGTCAAGGACATGAGCAGCATCCTGCCCGGGCACGGCGGGGTCATGGACCGGCTGGACTCCATCGTGTTTGCGTCCCCGCTGGTCTACGTCCTTTACGGGTTCGTCACCGGAAGCTGGTAAACCCCTGCTTGCGGGGAAGCCCCCGCAAGCAGGGAAAAGGACGGCCCTCACAGGTCAGCATTATCCCGGCACCAATAGACTGGTGCCACAGCGCTACGGCTGAAGAGCATTGAAGGAACCAACAGTGGCATTGGATATTCATCGGCAGATCCCTGCGTCATTTGAGCGTGTGCAGCGCAGCGAATACGGGTACAACGCCAAGCAGGTGGACCAGTTCCTCCAGCGGGCACGGGTGTCGCTGGAGTCACCCCACGACGCCGAACAGCCCATCAACAGCTCAGACGTGCGGGCTGTGTCCTTCGATCCGGTCAAGGGCGGCTACTCCGCAACCGTGGTGGATGCGGCCCTGGACCGGCTGGAAGACGCCTTCGCCCGCAGGGAGCGCGATGAACTGATTGCGGCCAGCGGCGAGGAAGCCTGGCTGCGCGAAATCGGCAAGCTCTCAGGAATCCTTCGCGGACGCCTCCACCGCCCGGACGGGGAACGCTTCCGCCGGCCGGCCAAGAACAAGGTCCGCAGCTACAACACCGCCGATGTGGATAGGCTCTGCCACGAACTTGTGGCGTACCTGGAACACGACAAGCCGCTCAGCGTGGACAGCGTCCGCCGCGCCGTGTTCCGCCCGGAAACCGGACGCGACGGCTATGAAGAAGCCCAGGTGGACGCCTTCCTGGACCGCGTCATTGAACTGATGGCCGCCATCGATTAAGGCCTCGCTGGGGATGTTTCCTTAGCTGAGTGGATCTTGTCCGCCTGTGCCTATTCCGCCTGTACCTAATCCACCTGTGTCTATTCCGCCTGTGGCGGGGTAGGGGACAGCGGCGTGAACCGGCTCCAGATGTCCCGGTAGCTCCGGTAGCCGTTCACTGCCGAGACGCCCAGGAACGACAACCCGCACCCACCGCCCATCAGCAGCGCCGCAACCGTTCCGGCTCCCAAGAGGGTCAGCAGCAGCCCTGCCAGGATGGCAATCAGGGCCCCGTTCGCCATCGACATGAAGATCATGCTGCTGCCGGCCACGTGGCGGAAGTTGCCGCGGTTTCCGAAGAAGTAGTAGGTCTGGACGGAACCGGCCTCGTCATCGTGGTGGGCTGCCATCAGGTAAGGCGCCACGCCGGGATCCAGCTCGACGTAAG
It encodes the following:
- a CDS encoding DivIVA domain-containing protein, coding for MALDIHRQIPASFERVQRSEYGYNAKQVDQFLQRARVSLESPHDAEQPINSSDVRAVSFDPVKGGYSATVVDAALDRLEDAFARRERDELIAASGEEAWLREIGKLSGILRGRLHRPDGERFRRPAKNKVRSYNTADVDRLCHELVAYLEHDKPLSVDSVRRAVFRPETGRDGYEEAQVDAFLDRVIELMAAID
- the frr gene encoding ribosome recycling factor — encoded protein: MIEETLLEAEEKMDKAVEVAKEDFASIRTGRANPGLYNRVLVDYYGSPTPLQQLASFAIPDARTILVTPFDKTALRDIERALSDSEVGANPSNDGNVIRITIPELTKERRKEYVKIVKTKGEDAKVSIRNIRRKAKEALDRLVKDGEAGEDEGTRAEKELDGLTKAHVDGIDELLKRKEAELLEV
- a CDS encoding acyl-CoA dehydrogenase family protein; translation: MSTPAADLHDLPYADGDFYAFEQLLSAKERDRLAEVRDFLAREVRPIATDCWNRGEFPMDLIPKLAEVDLVSPVRRQGHSNLFAGLVHAELTRADASIATFLGVHDGLFTGSIEALASREQQEEWLPDIYALKKIGAFGLTEPLGGSDVAGGTRTTARRDGDTWILNGAKRWIGNATFSDWVVIYARDVADNQVKGFLVDTTLPGFSATRIENKISLRTVQNADIVLEDVVVPDFFKLANANSFRDVNKVLKVTRLAVAWQAVGQQLAAFDVARSYAVERKQFGRPLASFQLIQNQLVQILGNAVSSMGMMVRLAQLEDDGLAKDEQSALAKAFTTERMRESVALGRSILGGNGIVTDYGMAKIFADAEAIYSYEGTAEINTLVTGRAITGISAIV
- a CDS encoding phage holin family protein — translated: MSGRHSGQTRPGLRITALPGTVKLLARLAPRQINDEIAFAKIELKRKGMQVGVAAAFFAVALVFLALLVVGLIVAAIMGLATIMPAWLAALLVSAAFLLIALVGGLIGLARFKKAMPLLPEETIRGIKHDIGVAKEGSAFNPAVLDPASPEAKAAKAAKEEAAAKAKAEKAAKAAEHDKEFPHASEPELSRRLSQRRQHLTEVRDNLGTELDVKTQGRYLLAVAQDKARQGQALAGRGKDAAAYKLAGLSESSGGLQDRWKPLAALAAAGTVLVVLLRKLIRTY
- the tsf gene encoding translation elongation factor Ts, encoding MANYTAADIKALRERTGAGMMDVKKALDEANGDAEKAIEIIRIKGLKGATKREGRSTAEGLVAAKVSNGVGVMIEVNCETDFVAKADKFIQLADKVLAVAVESGAADLETLLATDVDGKPLSEVVIEEGAVLGEKVVVRRISRIEGATVDAYLHKTSKDLPAQVGVLFAVDGESEAAATAAHDVAVHIAAMAPNYLTREDVPSDLVESERRIAEETAKAEGKPEAALTKIVEGRVTGFYKGEVLVDQAFAKDAKKSVAQILEEAGVKGTAFARFRVGA
- the rpsB gene encoding 30S ribosomal protein S2, producing the protein MPVVTMRQLLDSGVHFGHQTRRWNPKMKRFIFTERNGIYIIDLQQSLSYIDRAYEFVKATVAHGGTVLFVGTKKQAQEAIAEQATRVGQPYVNQRWLGGMLTNFQTVAKRIQRMKELEEIDFDDVAGSAYTKKELLLLKRELTKLESNLGGIRNLTKAPSVLWIVDTKKEHLAVDEAKKLNIPVVAILDTNCDPDEVDFPIPGNDDAIRSVNLLTRVVADAVAEGLIARNNRGSGTTEAPEEPLAEWERELLEGSKAEEAAAAAPAENAEAPAAADASAEEAPAAAEAPAEDAK
- a CDS encoding DMT family transporter — its product is MIWMAVLLAVLGAFCLALGAQRQGSAVKADTGGLALSSNGFLRLLRNPRWVFGLLLLCAGMAMNAVALVSAPLTVIQPIGAIALVITTIVNARDQDLTINRATVVAITACVTGSALFVLLAVNVTQENHHVSPEDELTIVLLLALAVGLFGTLAVMFRHRMNAFIYILGAGVLFGFVAVLTRIIGKHLLDPNGLFLLNVQWYSVVAIIAAGGLGSWFVQSAYSSGPPDLVIAGLTVIDPMVGIAIGIIILGELRPDVHAVMAIAMGTAALLAIVGVIALSRHHPEVTKRKKDARKSPGRPSH
- a CDS encoding phosphatidate cytidylyltransferase; protein product: MGQADQAPAPRARIRGKQPRSNPTPKAGRNLPAAVGVGLAMLLAVLGGLLFLPLGFVAVTTTFAIFGVWEIYRALEANGTRMPIVPVMTGTVAMPFVAYFGGVESLLFAMLLSSVAVLLWRSIDTAAGSANSIFAGVFTLGWVPFFISFAALPLHASGGATPLGLWPGGAVPEGAWQIAVMLLLVVSNDTFGYLVGASLGKHPMAPKISPKKSWEGFAGSVAGAVLIGVLACLFILDKPWWVGVVLAVGTVAASTAGDLAESMVKRELGVKDMSSILPGHGGVMDRLDSIVFASPLVYVLYGFVTGSW
- a CDS encoding CDP-alcohol phosphatidyltransferase family protein; the encoded protein is MKFIGAGSRPDRPQVDHDIVFTIPNLLTVVRFMGVPLFIWLVLAQKEYGAGVVVLAVMACTDWVDGYVARRFDQASRLGRVLDPIADRLALLAVAVTLVIAGVVHWLYLAALVIPDAVLLALTLSLFRGHPDLPVSAVGKVRTGLLLLGTPMLVLSRLDTGFSHALFIAAWIVLGLGLVGHWIAAYNYVWAMLRKGRAQTTPDGGIS
- the pyrH gene encoding UMP kinase, with the protein product MEAVKTSMQQEKSRRRVLLKLSGEVFGGGKLGVDPETVRNVAKQIAAAVPDVEVAIVVGGGNFFRGAELSQSGMDRSRADYMGMLGTVMNCLALQDFLEQAGVETRVQSAITMGQVAEAYIPRRAIRHMEKGRVVIFGAGAGLPYFSTDTVAAQRALEVHADVVLMAKSGVDAVYTADPKKDPTAERLETLSYDDALRRDIRVMDQTAMTMCKDNDLSMVVFGMEGEGNVTRAIRGEKLGTLVSA
- a CDS encoding M23 family metallopeptidase, which produces MKPPVLLAALLLLPASVSYIPEPLSLSPRGPVPAAATLQALPTAAEDVGASVARPSWDWPLSPRPRVLRSFDPPPKPWLSGHRGVDLETAGPAAEVVSPAAGTVSFVGVVVDRPVITIDHGAGLRSSFEPVDSPLAVGAAVTQGQVIGTALPGHCPAAGCIHWGVRQGEEYVNPLQFVLDLRPSVLLPLHGTP
- a CDS encoding glycosyltransferase, with amino-acid sequence MTTPADQPLTILIAADTYPPHVNGAAQFGYRLAKGMTGRGHNVHVLACRDGKGKSYSEFRDEATVHRLRSHSVPTHETFRICLPWEIKKEISLLFDQVKPDVVHIQSHYMIGEHVLYEAVKRGIRIVATNHFMPENLNPFLPFPQWFKDIVGRISWKDMGKVMGQADVVTTPTPLAAKAMHEHAFLRKVLPLSNGIDSAAYELQPGETIEPHAHPTVLFAGRLAEEKHVDVLIKAIGKTPPELNVHLEIVGGGEVRPALEELVQRLGLGDRVKFLGLASDADLRKAYIQANLFCMPGTAELQSLVTLEAMSASTPVVLADAMALPHLVRDGQNGYLFTPNDSDDLAKKITQILELPSDQQAAMGQASRQMVEPHSIQGTLQTFEDLYRGARYEDMVV